The Halomonas denitrificans genome window below encodes:
- the rpoZ gene encoding DNA-directed RNA polymerase subunit omega, whose amino-acid sequence MARVTVEDCIDIEPNRFNLIVMAAQRARQIANGADPLVDEETDKPTVIALREIADGVIDHENIRTYQAELDARLAAMQAELPPPPPDED is encoded by the coding sequence ATGGCCCGCGTGACCGTAGAAGACTGTATCGACATCGAACCGAACCGGTTCAACCTGATCGTGATGGCCGCCCAGCGCGCCCGCCAGATCGCCAACGGCGCCGACCCGCTGGTCGACGAGGAAACCGACAAGCCGACCGTGATCGCCCTGCGCGAAATCGCCGACGGCGTGATCGACCACGAGAACATCCGCACCTACCAGGCGGAACTGGACGCGCGGCTGGCCGCCATGCAGGCCGAACTCCCGCCGCCCCCGCCGGACGAGGACTGA
- the gmk gene encoding guanylate kinase yields MSSEPKRAEAGRIGELYVIAAPSGAGKTSLINSLLEEFPGLAFSVSDTTRAPRGGEVDGEAYHFIDADTFRRRIGEGRYLEHAQVFGNYYGTDREHVEALWADGKDVLLEIDVQGAAQIRQSHPEACEIFILPPSLEVLKSRLTGRGTDRPEAIERRLGEARNEMSACMEFDFIVVNDDFERARADLVGILRAWPLRRRRQQQVQQARLDDLLRED; encoded by the coding sequence ATGTCGAGTGAGCCGAAGCGGGCCGAAGCGGGACGGATCGGCGAGCTGTACGTCATAGCCGCGCCCAGCGGCGCGGGCAAGACCAGCCTGATCAACAGCCTGCTGGAGGAGTTTCCCGGGCTGGCGTTCTCCGTCTCCGACACCACCCGCGCGCCCCGCGGCGGCGAAGTCGACGGCGAGGCCTACCACTTCATCGACGCCGACACCTTCCGCCGGCGCATCGGCGAGGGCCGCTACCTCGAGCACGCCCAGGTGTTCGGCAACTACTACGGCACGGACCGCGAGCACGTCGAAGCGCTGTGGGCCGACGGCAAGGACGTGCTGCTGGAGATCGACGTCCAGGGCGCGGCGCAGATCCGCCAGTCGCACCCCGAGGCCTGCGAGATCTTCATCCTGCCGCCTTCGCTGGAGGTGCTGAAGTCGCGCCTGACCGGCCGCGGCACGGACCGCCCCGAGGCCATCGAGCGCCGCCTCGGCGAGGCCCGCAACGAGATGTCGGCGTGCATGGAGTTCGACTTCATCGTGGTCAACGACGACTTCGAGCGGGCCCGCGCCGACCTGGTCGGCATCCTGCGCGCCTGGCCGCTGCGCCGGCGCCGCCAGCAGCAGGTCCAGCAGGCCCGGCTGGACGACCTGTTGCGCGAAGACTAG
- a CDS encoding YicC family protein, with translation MTAYASRSAAGASGQLTWEVRSVNQRYLEASLRLPEEFRALEPDIRARLKDRFSRGKFDVTLRYQPDPSSASASLSLNEPLAESLLARHRDLAELAGDSAPPDLVRLLAWPGLVAEQRPDFEAEQANAMALLDDTLGALLAAREREGAAIVEMLEPRLDGILEQAGIVREHLPAVRTALETRFRERLEGLGADIEPGRMEQEIALQLGKLDVDEELDRLEAHVAEVRRVLTLDEPVGRRLDFLMQELNREANTLGSKSVATETTGVSVELKVLIEQMREQVQNVE, from the coding sequence ATGACCGCCTACGCCAGCCGCAGCGCGGCCGGCGCCTCCGGGCAGTTGACCTGGGAGGTCCGAAGCGTCAACCAGCGCTACCTCGAAGCCTCGCTCCGGCTGCCGGAGGAGTTTCGCGCGCTCGAGCCCGACATCCGGGCCCGGCTGAAGGATCGCTTCAGCCGCGGCAAGTTCGACGTGACGCTGCGCTACCAGCCCGACCCCTCGTCGGCGTCGGCCTCGCTTTCGTTGAACGAACCGCTGGCCGAGTCGCTGCTCGCCCGCCACCGCGATCTCGCCGAGCTGGCCGGCGACTCCGCGCCGCCGGACCTCGTGCGGCTGCTGGCCTGGCCCGGCCTGGTCGCCGAGCAGCGGCCCGATTTCGAAGCCGAGCAGGCCAACGCGATGGCCCTGCTCGACGACACCCTCGGCGCGCTGCTGGCGGCCCGCGAGCGCGAAGGCGCCGCGATCGTCGAGATGCTCGAGCCGCGGCTGGACGGCATCCTGGAGCAGGCCGGAATCGTCCGCGAGCACCTGCCTGCGGTCCGCACGGCCCTGGAGACGCGGTTCCGCGAGCGCCTTGAAGGCCTCGGCGCGGACATCGAGCCCGGCCGGATGGAGCAGGAGATCGCCCTGCAGCTCGGCAAGCTCGACGTCGACGAGGAGCTGGACCGGCTCGAAGCCCACGTCGCCGAGGTCCGGCGCGTGCTGACCCTGGACGAGCCGGTCGGCCGCCGGCTGGACTTCCTGATGCAGGAACTCAACCGCGAAGCCAACACGCTGGGCTCGAAGTCGGTGGCGACCGAGACGACCGGGGTGTCCGTCGAACTCAAGGTGCTGATCGAACAGATGCGCGAGCAGGTCCAGAATGTCGAGTGA
- the rph gene encoding ribonuclease PH produces MSRPQSRPSGRRPDQLRPIDIQRDFTMHAEGSVLISCGETRVLCTASVEDRVPPWLRGKGSGWVTAEYGMLPRATGSRNMREATRGKQGGRTLEIQRLIGRSLRAVVDLKAIGERTITLDCDVLQADGGTRTASITGAYVALVDAVGKLMKSRKLKRDPIHGQIAAVSVGIVGTDPVLDLDYAEDSTAETDLNVVMNDGGGFIEVQGTAEGHAFQRAEFDRMLDLAEAGIRDLMAAQTAALESETSGDKSGEESA; encoded by the coding sequence TTGTCCCGACCCCAGTCCCGGCCATCCGGACGCCGCCCCGACCAGCTACGCCCGATCGACATCCAGCGCGATTTCACCATGCACGCCGAAGGCTCGGTGCTGATCAGCTGCGGCGAGACGCGCGTGCTGTGCACCGCCAGCGTCGAGGACCGCGTGCCGCCGTGGCTTCGCGGCAAGGGCTCGGGCTGGGTCACGGCCGAGTACGGCATGCTGCCCCGGGCCACCGGTTCGCGGAACATGCGCGAGGCGACCCGCGGCAAGCAGGGTGGCCGGACGCTGGAGATCCAGCGCCTGATCGGCCGCAGCCTGCGCGCGGTGGTCGACCTGAAGGCGATCGGCGAACGCACGATCACGCTGGACTGCGACGTGCTCCAGGCCGACGGCGGCACCCGGACGGCCTCGATCACCGGCGCCTACGTCGCGCTGGTCGACGCGGTCGGCAAGCTGATGAAGAGCCGCAAGCTCAAGCGCGACCCGATCCACGGCCAGATCGCCGCGGTCTCCGTCGGCATCGTCGGCACGGACCCGGTGCTCGACCTCGACTACGCCGAGGACTCGACCGCCGAGACCGACCTGAACGTGGTCATGAACGACGGCGGCGGGTTCATCGAAGTGCAGGGCACGGCCGAGGGCCACGCGTTCCAGCGCGCGGAATTCGACCGCATGCTCGACCTCGCCGAGGCCGGGATCCGTGACCTGATGGCCGCGCAGACCGCCGCGCTCGAGAGCGAGACGAGCGGCGACAAGAGCGGAGAGGAATCGGCCTGA
- the rdgB gene encoding RdgB/HAM1 family non-canonical purine NTP pyrophosphatase yields MARRPLVIASGNAGKLAEFDQMLGPLNFEVRPQSDFGVETPPETGLTFVENALIKARAAAEAAGGPALGDDSGLVVEALDGRPGIYSSRFAGENASDDDNIDKLLDELRDLPEERRGAYFFCCLVLLQHAEDPAPLIATGRWHGRILEARRGTGGFGYDPVFHDRRMGATAAELPAGEKNRVSHRGRALDQLIRLIDER; encoded by the coding sequence ATGGCCCGGCGTCCGCTCGTCATCGCCAGCGGCAACGCCGGCAAGCTGGCCGAGTTCGACCAGATGCTCGGGCCGCTGAATTTCGAGGTCCGTCCGCAGTCGGACTTCGGCGTCGAGACGCCGCCGGAGACCGGCCTGACCTTCGTGGAGAATGCGCTGATCAAGGCGCGTGCGGCCGCCGAAGCCGCCGGCGGCCCGGCCCTGGGCGACGACTCGGGCCTGGTGGTCGAGGCGCTGGACGGGCGCCCGGGCATCTACTCGTCGCGCTTCGCTGGCGAAAACGCCAGCGACGACGACAACATCGACAAGCTCCTGGACGAATTGCGCGACCTGCCCGAGGAGCGCCGCGGCGCGTACTTCTTCTGCTGCCTCGTGCTGCTGCAGCACGCCGAGGACCCGGCGCCGCTGATCGCCACGGGCCGCTGGCACGGTCGCATTCTCGAGGCACGCCGCGGCACCGGCGGCTTCGGCTACGACCCGGTCTTCCATGACCGGCGCATGGGCGCGACCGCGGCCGAACTGCCGGCCGGCGAGAAGAACCGCGTCAGCCACCGTGGCCGCGCGCTCGACCAGCTGATCCGGCTGATCGACGAGCGCTGA
- the hemW gene encoding radical SAM family heme chaperone HemW — protein MPLSFPPLALYIHLPWCVRKCPYCDFNSHVRPDTLPEDETVAALLADLEVDLPRVWGRAVHSIFFGGGTPSLFSAASIGAILDGVSARVRLAPDAEITLEANPGTVEHDRFEAYRAAGVNRISLGVQSFDDAKLDVLGRIHGGAEARRAIDAVASAGFDNFNLDLMWALPGQDVDGMLADLDAALAFRPPHLSHYQLTLEPNTVFAKHPPPLPDEDTVWAMQDAAAERLDGAGYANYEISAWAKQGRQGRHNLNYWRFGDYLGIGAGASGKITLPAEDAVLRTRRRKMPESWLRSAATGAFIAESAPVAAEDLVFEFMLNRVRLAEPIPLDEFRARTGLDEAALKPGLDRAIGAGLLVREGDALVRTARGAQYLNDLQAMFLPEPSVRT, from the coding sequence ATGCCGCTGTCCTTTCCGCCGCTCGCGCTTTACATCCACCTGCCGTGGTGCGTGCGCAAGTGCCCCTACTGCGACTTCAACTCGCACGTGCGCCCGGACACGCTGCCGGAAGACGAGACCGTGGCCGCACTGCTGGCCGATCTCGAAGTCGACCTGCCGCGCGTCTGGGGCCGGGCCGTCCATTCGATCTTCTTCGGCGGCGGCACGCCGAGCCTGTTCTCCGCCGCATCGATCGGCGCCATCCTCGACGGCGTGTCGGCCCGGGTCCGGCTGGCGCCGGACGCGGAGATCACCCTGGAAGCCAATCCCGGCACGGTCGAGCACGACCGCTTCGAGGCCTATCGCGCGGCCGGCGTCAACCGGATCAGCCTCGGGGTGCAGAGTTTCGATGACGCGAAGCTCGACGTGCTGGGGCGGATCCACGGCGGTGCGGAGGCGCGGCGTGCGATCGACGCGGTGGCCTCGGCGGGCTTCGACAATTTCAATCTCGACCTGATGTGGGCGCTGCCCGGCCAGGACGTCGACGGCATGCTCGCCGACCTCGACGCCGCGCTGGCGTTCCGCCCCCCGCACCTGTCGCACTACCAGCTGACGCTGGAGCCGAACACGGTGTTTGCCAAGCACCCGCCGCCGCTGCCGGACGAGGACACGGTCTGGGCGATGCAGGACGCCGCGGCCGAGCGGCTGGACGGCGCGGGCTACGCCAACTACGAGATCTCGGCCTGGGCGAAACAGGGCCGACAGGGCCGTCACAACCTCAACTACTGGCGCTTCGGCGACTACCTGGGCATCGGTGCCGGGGCCTCGGGCAAGATCACGCTGCCGGCCGAGGACGCGGTGCTGCGCACGCGGCGCAGGAAGATGCCCGAATCGTGGCTGCGTTCGGCGGCAACCGGGGCATTCATCGCCGAGAGTGCGCCGGTGGCGGCCGAAGACCTGGTCTTCGAGTTCATGCTCAACCGCGTGCGCCTGGCCGAGCCGATTCCGCTGGACGAGTTCCGCGCCCGCACCGGACTGGACGAGGCCGCGCTGAAGCCCGGTCTCGACCGGGCGATCGGTGCCGGCCTGCTGGTCCGGGAGGGCGACGCGCTGGTTCGCACGGCGCGCGGGGCGCAGTACCTCAACGACCTGCAGGCGATGTTCCTGCCCGAACCTTCTGTCAGGACCTAG
- a CDS encoding TonB-dependent receptor, which produces MPTRLCAALAVLLVPGALLLAQDEIADPADAVEPSSAPSSATSIDATTEPSTEPSTESSGERKLDRLTVTGSRVRSQIRAGAQPLTRLGRDAITASGAVRLGDLLQQLPMFTGSPLNTATSQRGSGGDLSRGIETLELRGLGPERTLVLVNGRRFVPGGNGASGLVDLGMIPTAWIEAVEIYRAGASVEYGADAVAGVVNVLTRERFDGLELNAQGRVTERGDGETFQASVLIGRQGVGRNQSGGWTAGLEVVDQPAVSKGDRGFSSTRLTLDGPDNRRVFDGSSAPPAGQFRTSFGRFTLIDGRDGDAIDDFRPFTDADRFNFNPFEDLVQASTRTTLFGSGRWTFEGGMQGWVEALAHRRESSAQLAPLPFFTTRESDVTVAADNVYNPFGETLVDVRRRLVEAGPRRFEQDNDARRIAAGLEGWIDLPVGPWRWDAHLAWGRNETDQRQTGDLLDDRLRPALGPSFIDPDGTPTCGTIDDPVPDCVPLNLFGGPGSITPAMLAWAGADLRDTGFNEQRVAELNLAGDLAFLPAGPLAAAAGFQYREERGAESPDPRTQAGNTTGAARGATRGEFDAIEAYLEFGVPVTPDLELDLGIRGVHFSNFGTDAVFEVGAAWRATDRLTVSAQYSEAFRAPNIGELFGALSQSNPIVIDPCARFDERTPQEIERCIAQGVPADGSFDQTGEETPQLSGGNPGLAPEQATIRTVGAAWRVPGLDDANLRLDLYDITIDDGIGALGAETVLGQCLATGAAVFCDAIERAPGGALTSIGARLQNLAREETRGIDFEADWTVDALDGRLGQRVLLSYVHERRLVAFPGADPLFGAGGYDPDRFGAIPEWRGRYHLDWRRGDLQLGYRAQWIDAIEERGGEVFPGTVNRAGSVLYHDLFAEYDFGSWQLGAGIDNLTDVRPPFLANADEANTDVATYRLLGTSYWLRLAARFGAGG; this is translated from the coding sequence ATGCCGACCAGGCTGTGCGCTGCACTGGCCGTGCTGCTCGTGCCGGGCGCGCTGCTGCTGGCCCAGGACGAGATCGCGGACCCGGCGGATGCCGTCGAACCGTCGTCTGCACCGTCGTCCGCAACGTCGATCGACGCTACGACCGAACCGTCCACCGAACCGTCCACTGAAAGCTCCGGCGAGCGCAAGCTCGACCGACTCACGGTCACCGGCTCGCGCGTGCGCAGCCAGATTCGCGCCGGCGCCCAGCCGCTGACCCGGCTCGGCCGCGACGCCATCACCGCCAGCGGCGCGGTCCGCCTCGGCGACCTGCTGCAGCAGCTGCCGATGTTCACGGGCTCGCCGCTGAACACGGCGACCAGCCAGCGCGGCAGCGGCGGCGACCTGTCGCGCGGCATCGAGACGCTGGAGCTTCGAGGCCTCGGACCGGAACGCACGCTGGTGCTGGTCAACGGCCGGCGCTTCGTGCCGGGCGGCAACGGCGCCTCGGGCCTGGTTGACCTGGGCATGATCCCGACCGCGTGGATCGAGGCCGTGGAGATCTACCGTGCCGGCGCGTCGGTCGAGTACGGCGCCGACGCCGTCGCCGGCGTCGTCAACGTCCTGACCCGCGAGCGCTTCGACGGACTGGAACTGAACGCGCAGGGCCGGGTCACCGAGCGCGGCGACGGCGAGACGTTCCAGGCCAGCGTGCTGATCGGTCGCCAGGGCGTCGGTCGCAACCAGAGCGGCGGCTGGACCGCCGGACTCGAGGTGGTGGACCAACCGGCGGTGTCGAAAGGCGACCGCGGTTTCTCGTCGACCCGCCTGACGCTTGACGGCCCGGACAACCGGCGGGTGTTCGACGGCTCCTCGGCGCCCCCGGCGGGCCAGTTCCGCACATCCTTCGGGCGCTTCACGCTGATCGACGGACGGGACGGCGACGCGATCGACGATTTCCGCCCCTTCACCGACGCCGACCGCTTCAACTTCAATCCCTTCGAGGACCTGGTCCAGGCCTCGACCCGGACCACCCTGTTCGGCAGCGGCCGCTGGACCTTCGAAGGCGGCATGCAGGGCTGGGTCGAGGCCCTGGCGCATCGGCGCGAATCCAGCGCGCAACTCGCGCCCCTGCCCTTCTTCACCACGCGCGAATCCGACGTCACGGTCGCCGCGGACAACGTCTACAACCCCTTCGGCGAGACACTCGTCGACGTCCGCCGCCGACTGGTCGAAGCCGGTCCGCGCCGCTTCGAGCAGGACAACGACGCGCGGCGGATCGCCGCCGGCCTCGAGGGCTGGATCGACCTGCCGGTCGGTCCGTGGCGCTGGGACGCGCACCTGGCCTGGGGCCGCAACGAGACCGACCAGCGCCAGACCGGCGACCTGCTCGACGATCGCCTCCGTCCGGCGCTGGGCCCGTCGTTCATCGATCCCGACGGCACACCGACCTGCGGCACGATCGACGACCCGGTTCCCGACTGCGTGCCGTTGAACCTGTTCGGCGGTCCGGGTTCGATCACCCCGGCGATGCTGGCCTGGGCCGGCGCCGACCTGCGCGATACAGGCTTCAACGAGCAGCGCGTGGCCGAACTGAACCTGGCCGGCGACCTCGCGTTCCTGCCGGCCGGGCCCCTGGCCGCCGCGGCGGGCTTCCAGTACCGCGAGGAACGCGGGGCCGAGAGCCCCGACCCGCGCACGCAGGCCGGCAACACCACGGGGGCGGCGCGCGGCGCCACGCGCGGTGAGTTCGACGCGATCGAGGCCTACCTCGAGTTCGGCGTGCCGGTCACCCCGGACCTCGAGCTGGACCTCGGCATTCGCGGCGTGCACTTCTCGAACTTCGGCACCGACGCGGTATTCGAGGTCGGCGCCGCGTGGCGGGCCACGGACCGGCTGACCGTCTCGGCGCAGTATTCCGAAGCGTTCCGCGCACCCAACATCGGCGAGCTGTTCGGCGCGCTCAGCCAGTCCAACCCGATCGTGATCGACCCCTGCGCCCGCTTCGACGAGCGCACGCCCCAGGAAATCGAGCGCTGCATCGCCCAGGGCGTGCCGGCCGACGGCAGCTTCGACCAGACCGGCGAGGAGACGCCGCAGTTGTCCGGCGGCAACCCCGGCCTCGCGCCCGAGCAGGCCACGATCCGGACCGTCGGTGCGGCGTGGCGCGTGCCCGGCCTCGACGACGCCAACCTGCGCCTGGACCTCTACGACATCACGATCGACGACGGCATCGGCGCGCTCGGCGCCGAGACCGTCCTGGGCCAGTGCCTGGCGACCGGTGCGGCGGTGTTCTGCGACGCCATCGAGCGCGCGCCCGGCGGCGCACTGACCTCGATCGGCGCACGGCTGCAGAACCTGGCCCGCGAAGAGACCCGCGGCATCGATTTCGAAGCCGACTGGACCGTCGACGCGCTCGACGGCCGCCTCGGCCAGCGCGTGCTGCTGTCCTACGTCCACGAACGCCGCCTGGTCGCGTTCCCCGGCGCCGACCCGCTGTTCGGCGCCGGCGGCTACGACCCGGATCGCTTCGGCGCGATTCCCGAGTGGCGCGGCCGCTACCACCTGGACTGGCGCCGCGGTGACCTGCAGCTCGGCTATCGCGCCCAGTGGATCGACGCCATCGAGGAACGCGGCGGCGAAGTCTTCCCGGGCACGGTCAACCGCGCCGGCAGCGTGCTGTACCACGATCTGTTCGCCGAATACGACTTCGGAAGCTGGCAGCTCGGTGCGGGCATCGACAACCTGACCGATGTCCGCCCGCCGTTCCTGGCCAACGCCGACGAGGCCAACACGGACGTCGCCACCTACCGCCTGCTCGGCACCAGCTATTGGCTGCGGCTCGCCGCGCGCTTCGGCGCCGGCGGCTGA
- the purH gene encoding bifunctional phosphoribosylaminoimidazolecarboxamide formyltransferase/IMP cyclohydrolase codes for MSTSARPIRRALLSVSDKTGLVELAEALAEAGVELLSTGGSARTLRDAGLEVVDVSGYTGFPEIMGGRVKTLHPKVHGGILARDGVDDAVAAEHAIPPIDLVAVNLYPFAETVAKPDCGWTDAIENIDIGGPTLLRAAAKNHDRVTVLCDPADYRAVIEALPDAPSEALRKRLATRAFAHTAKYDGQISEWLAARTDGADDEADDKADNEAPADDALPPRLSLNLDRAAALRYGENPHQAAGLYRERETEPRGLAGATPLQGKPLSYNNLLDADAAWSAVGLLGRFEEGPPACVIIKHTNPCGAARGETLEAAYRKALACDPTSAFGGILAFNHTLDRATAEAVAGQFAEVVLAPGFDPAALDVLSAKKNLRLLSPSVARNDRGRYELRRIDGGWLAQTLDRVTWDRDAMDVVTKRAPDDDEWRDLEFAWATVAVVRSNAIVLARDEATIGIGAGQMSRVDSSRIATRKAAEQGLTIDGAVLASDAFFPFADGVETAAEAGVRAIVQPGGSKRDAEVIEAADRHGIAMVFTGRRHFKH; via the coding sequence ATGAGCACCTCCGCGCGGCCGATCCGGCGGGCGCTGCTCAGCGTTTCGGACAAGACAGGCCTGGTCGAACTGGCCGAAGCGCTGGCCGAAGCCGGCGTCGAGCTGCTGTCCACCGGCGGCTCGGCGCGCACGCTCCGCGACGCCGGCCTGGAGGTCGTCGACGTCTCCGGCTACACCGGGTTTCCCGAGATCATGGGCGGGCGGGTCAAGACCCTGCATCCGAAGGTCCACGGCGGCATCCTGGCCCGCGACGGCGTCGACGACGCGGTCGCGGCCGAGCACGCCATCCCGCCGATCGACCTGGTCGCGGTCAACCTCTATCCGTTCGCTGAAACGGTCGCGAAGCCCGACTGCGGCTGGACCGACGCGATCGAGAACATCGACATCGGCGGCCCCACGCTGCTGCGCGCCGCGGCCAAGAACCACGACCGGGTCACGGTGCTGTGCGATCCGGCCGACTACCGCGCCGTGATCGAGGCCCTGCCCGACGCACCGTCGGAGGCCCTCCGCAAGCGCCTGGCGACGCGGGCGTTCGCCCACACGGCGAAGTACGACGGCCAGATCAGCGAGTGGCTGGCGGCCCGGACCGACGGCGCGGACGACGAAGCGGACGATAAAGCAGACAATGAAGCGCCCGCCGACGACGCGCTGCCGCCGCGCCTGAGCCTGAACCTGGATCGCGCCGCCGCCCTGCGCTACGGCGAGAATCCGCACCAGGCCGCCGGCCTGTACCGCGAGCGCGAAACCGAGCCGCGCGGCCTGGCCGGAGCGACGCCGCTGCAGGGCAAGCCGCTGTCCTACAACAACCTGCTCGACGCCGACGCGGCCTGGTCCGCCGTCGGCCTGCTCGGGCGGTTCGAGGAAGGCCCGCCGGCCTGCGTCATCATCAAGCACACCAATCCCTGCGGCGCGGCCCGCGGCGAAACGCTGGAAGCCGCCTACCGCAAGGCCCTGGCCTGCGACCCGACCTCGGCCTTCGGCGGCATTCTCGCCTTCAACCACACGCTGGACCGGGCCACGGCCGAGGCGGTCGCCGGCCAGTTCGCCGAAGTCGTCCTCGCCCCCGGCTTCGACCCCGCCGCCCTCGACGTGCTCTCGGCGAAGAAGAATCTCCGCCTGCTTTCGCCCAGCGTCGCGCGGAACGACCGCGGGCGCTACGAGCTGCGCCGCATCGACGGCGGCTGGCTGGCCCAGACCCTGGACCGGGTGACCTGGGACCGGGACGCCATGGACGTGGTCACGAAGCGCGCGCCGGACGACGACGAGTGGCGTGACCTCGAGTTCGCCTGGGCGACCGTCGCCGTCGTTCGCTCCAACGCCATCGTGCTGGCCCGCGACGAGGCCACGATCGGCATCGGCGCCGGCCAGATGAGCCGCGTCGACTCGTCGAGGATCGCCACCCGCAAGGCGGCCGAACAGGGCCTGACGATCGACGGCGCGGTGCTCGCCTCCGACGCGTTCTTCCCCTTCGCCGACGGCGTCGAGACCGCGGCCGAGGCCGGCGTCCGGGCGATCGTCCAGCCCGGCGGTTCGAAGCGCGACGCCGAAGTCATCGAGGCCGCCGATCGCCACGGCATCGCGATGGTGTTCACGGGCCGACGCCACTTCAAGCACTGA